The following are encoded together in the Primulina tabacum isolate GXHZ01 chromosome 18, ASM2559414v2, whole genome shotgun sequence genome:
- the LOC142532936 gene encoding remorin-like encodes MGVEETKNVEPDTCSDPLPPPPPPPVVEHVEDPKDVVEEKSDIPLAEEKKPDESKALAVVEKPESTERKEAEGSISRDAVLERVSTEKRLSLVKAWEESEKSKAENKAQKKVSAIAAWENCKKASLEAELKKIEEQLEIKKAEYIEKMKNKVALVHKTAEEKRATAEAKRGEDLLKAEETAAKYRATGTGPKKLLGCF; translated from the exons ATGGGTGTGGAAGAAACCAAGAATGTAGAACCCGATACCTGTTCCGACCCTCTTcctccgccgccgccgccgccggtgGTGGAGCACGTGGAGGATCCGAAAGATGTGGTGGAAGAGAAATCTGATATTCCACTTGCTGAAGAGAAGAAACCTGATGAGTCCAAGGCTCTTGCTGTTGTTGAAA AACCAGAATCTACTGAGAGGAAAGAAGCCGAGGGATCCATCAGCAGAG ATGCTGTACTTGAACGGGTATCAACTGAAAAGAGGCTGTCCTTAGTCAAAGCATGGGAGGAAAGTGAAAAGTCGAAAGCTGAAAACAA AGCTCAGAAGAAGGTATCCGCTATCGCGGCGTGGGAGAACTGCAAGAAAGCTAGTCTAGAGGCTGAGCTTAAGAAGATCGAG GAACAACTGGAGATAAAGAAGGCAGAGTACATAGAGAAAATGAAGAACAAGGTTGCACTAGTCCATAAGACAGCAGAAGAAAAACGAGCGACAGCTGAAGCCAAACGCGGGGAAGATCTTCTCAAGGCAGAAGAGACGGCTGCAAAATACCGTGCTACTGGAACTGGACCAAAGAAGTTACTTGGATGTTTCTAA
- the LOC142532935 gene encoding transcription factor MYB17-like, translating into MVKKRETSKEGEKRKKKKGRMTCCEKEGIRKGAWTPEEDKILVDFITRNGHGAWRNLPKIAGLLRCGKSCRLRWINYLRPNIKRGPFSAEEEKSIIELHGTLGNKWAAIASHLPGRTDNDIKNFWNSHLRKRFTSIDSNQPASSSKSVDTNLESPLSCQMVQSESIQFEVKSYPSSEAQLTSLENQSEGDFFLRLWNSRVGDSFRKIKECTSEWIGDTSSHSPASQTSSLTKVESSSIATNQLSKSTANQNVEPLSCRKEADVFSACSDLPKPYEIDESADVMFQLLLDFPAGGDDMGFLQESFNNVSASIQDQMQ; encoded by the exons ATGGTGAAAAAGAGAGAAACAAGTAAGGAAGGGGAGAAAAGGAAGAAGAAGAAAGGGAGAATGACATGCTGTGAAAAAGAAGGGATAAGAAAAGGGGCTTGGACTCCTGAAGAAGACAAGATTCTTGTTGATTTCATCACTCGGAATGGGCATGGCGCTTGGAGGAATCTCCCTAAAATTgcag GTCTCCTTCGGTGTGGGAAGAGCTGTCGGCTTCGTTGGATAAACTATCTTCGACCCAACATTAAACGCGGTCCCTTTAGTGCAGAGGAAGAGAAAAGTATCATTGAACTACATGGAACACTGGGTAACAA ATGGGCAGCGATAGCCTCGCATTTACCAGGAAGAACAGACAATGATATCAAAAACTTCTGGAACTCACATTTGAGGAAGCGCTTTACCAGCATAGACTCCAACCAGCCAGCTAGCTCTTCTAAGTCAGTCGACACAAATCTTGAATCTCCACTGTCTTGCCAAATGGTTCAATCGGAGAGCATTCAATTCGAGGTCAAATCTTATCCATCAAGTGAAGCACAGCTTACATCATTAGAAAATCAATCTGAAGGGGACTTCTTCCTCCGTCTGTGGAACTCTAGAGTCGGTGATTCATTTCGAAAAATCAAGGAGTGTACAAGTGAATGGATTGGCGACACCTCATCTCACAGCCCAGCTTCTCAAACATCGTCCTTAACTAAAGTTGAATCGAGCTCCATAGCCACAAACCAACTCTCCAAATCCACGGCCAACCAAAATGTGGAACCTTTGAGCTGCAGAAAGGAAGCAGACGTTTTTTCAGCCTGCTCTGATTTGCCAAAACCATACGAGATCGATGAATCAGCAGATGTAATGTTTCAGTTATTACTAGATTTTCCAGCTGGTGGCGATGATATGGGATTCCTTCAAGAATCCTTTAATAATGTCTCTGCTTCTATCCAAGATCAGATGCAGTAA
- the LOC142533363 gene encoding F-box/LRR-repeat protein At3g48880-like — protein sequence MDDVCSSLRRWEDMNHDILVKIFQTLDIFDLILGIGQVCSTWRLAACDPLLWRTLDLSMLKSNFIKIPLEPFVYVDGRSDKTLTRVLKISLNLSRGNVSTIIFHYDLYISNDQLTYAAERCPRLKRLVMPAWNRIKEGICHAIHIWKDLESLTMPSISNPPVLMEEISENCKNFSELKIMGPFDVCFASTLVAFLPNLKVLSLRCSMVFKDALVIILDGLKGLEVLNISHCLLVDAPPPPATKNIPRKLDSTILERTSKLKKFMSCMNDSCVMCQRARNDEGLMRWYKYEEDLWKVDEVRSLAI from the exons ATGGACGATGTGTGCTCCAGTTTGAGAAGATGGGAGGATATGAATCATGATATTTTGGTTAAGATTTTCCAAACCCTGGACATCTTTGATTTGATCTTGGGGATTGGTCAAGTTTGTAGCACTTGGAGATTGGCGGCTTGTGACCCTTTACTCTGGAGGACTCTTGATTTGTCGATGCTTAAGTCAAACTTCATTAAAATACCGTTAGAGCCATTTGTATACGTGGATGGTCGGTCGGATAAGACGTTGACTCGGGTTTTGAAGATTTCCTTAAATCTAAGCCGTGGAAACGTATCAACAATAATTTTTCACTACGATCTCTACATCAGCAATGATCAGTTGACTTACGCAGCTGAAAG GTGCCCTCGTCTCAAACGTCTGGTCATGCCTGCATGGAATAGAATAAAGGAGGGAATATGTCATGCAATTCATATATGGAAAGATCTTGAATCGCTAACAATGCCTAGCATATCAAACCCTCCAGTTCTAATGGAGGAAATTTCGGAAAATTGTAAGAATTTTTCCGAATTGAAGATAATGGGACCCTTTGATGTTTGCTTCGCTTCAACACTCGTTGCATTTCTACCTAACTTGAAAGTCTTAAGCCTTCGATGCTCGATGGTTTTCAAGGATGCTTTAGTTATTATCTTGGATGGATTGAAAGGGCTAGAAGTTCTCAACATATCTCATTGCCTACTTGTTGATGCCCCTCCACCTCCTGCCACAAAAAACATCCCCCGGAAGCTTGACAGCACAATTCTCGAAAGGACAAGCAAGTTGAAAAAATTTATGTCGTGTATGAACGATTCGTGTGTGATGTGCCAACGCGCTAGAAATGACGAAGGGTTGATGAGGTGGTACAAGTACGAGGAAGATCTTTGGAAAGTAGATGAAGTGAGATCACTCGCGATCTGA
- the LOC142532465 gene encoding membrane steroid-binding protein 2-like: MALELWETFKESITAYTGLSPATFFTVLALDDIHIQQRSRGFEEQMQSLPPPVQLGEITEDELKQYDGSDSQKPLLMAIKSQIYDVSQSMPLGG, encoded by the exons ATGGCCCTTGAATTGTGGGAGACCTTCAAAGAATCAATCACGGCATATACGGGGCTTTCTCCAGCTACTTTCTTTACAGTTCTTGCTCTGG ATGATATCCACATCCAGCAAAGGTCAAGAGGCTTTGAGGAGCAGATGCAGTCTCTGCCTCCTCCGGTTCAGTTAGGTGAGATCACTGAGGATGAGTTGAAACAGTACGATGGCTCTGATTCACAGAAGCCTTTGCTCATGGCTATCAAGAGCCAGATCTATGATGTTTCTCAGAGCATGCCTCTTGGTGGATGA
- the LOC142532981 gene encoding uncharacterized protein LOC142532981: MAHVSKSRLKFFTRPRKWETLAYPMADASTSSLASQICDHLASVFTASTTPHPPPLTVLVDEISATVARGGRVFLYGVGREGLMLRALCVRLFHLGLSAHFIFDMTTPPISHPDLLIASAGPGGFSTVDAICGVARSGGARVVLLTAQPELGSSVKYASTVAYVPAQTMADDGNGGNGQRSLLPMGSVYEGAMFVLFEMVVFKLGELLNKSPEEIRSRHTNLE; the protein is encoded by the coding sequence ATGGCGCACGTGTCAAAAAGTAGGCTCAAATTTTTTACAAGGCCGAGAAAATGGGAGACTTTGGCTTATCCAATGGCTGACGCTTCAACGTCTTCTCTAGCCTCCCAAATCTGCGACCACCTAGCCTCCGTCTTCACCGCCTCAACCACCCCCCATCCACCGCCTCTCACCGTTCTCGTCGACGAAATCTCCGCCACCGTAGCTCGCGGCGGCCGGGTCTTTCTCTACGGCGTGGGCCGTGAAGGCCTGATGCTAAGAGCCCTGTGTGTGCGTCTCTTCCACTTGGGTCTCTCCGCCCACTTCATTTTCGACATGACCACTCCTCCGATCTCCCATCCGGACCTCCTCATAGCCTCCGCCGGTCCAGGGGGTTTCTCCACGGTCGACGCCATCTGCGGCGTGGCGAGAAGTGGCGGCGCCAGAGTGGTGCTTCTGACAGCTCAGCCGGAGCTGGGTTCGTCTGTGAAGTATGCGAGCACGGTGGCTTATGTGCCGGCGCAGACCATGGCAGACGATGGAAACGGAGGGAATGGGCAACGGAGCTTGCTCCCCATGGGGAGCGTGTATGAAGGGGCGATGTTTGTGTTGTTTGAAATGGTTGTGTTCAAGTTGGGAGAGCTTCTGAACAAGAGTCCTGAAGAAATAAGATCTCGCCATACCAATTTGGAGTAA